Genomic window (Ananas comosus cultivar F153 linkage group 1, ASM154086v1, whole genome shotgun sequence):
atatctgGTGATTTGGTTGGGGTTCCCCTATTTGGATATCTATGACCTATgtcggtcgagttgctacagttctatctaATATCTGTATTTGggttgggcggttcccctattttgatatctgtgacctattcggtagGTGCTACAGTATCGTTCTATGTTTGTGATTTGGTTAGGCGGTTGCCCATTTGATATCTAAACCTATTCGGCTGACGTGTGCCTACAGTGTCTATCTTGACAATACGTAGCCGATATTTTGCTGATGGCCATAATcacggtcggtgtgccctgagggctGCGATTGTCGGCTTACTTGCGCGATggatgatctttgagcataTACATTGATTCGCCATGTAGGTACGCacttcacgaacaccagcggtctgaccACCGCAGAGGGTGTTTTTTCCGGAAAAGGTGTGGACTGCCAACCCGgtgagcccaggggctttatgcgagggtatatgcttctgacgcAGGGGCTTTATTGCGGAGGGTCAGTACAAGTTTTGACCCAGGGgtttcattgcgagggtcaggaaCAGGTTGAGAGTGTGGCATGGCCTGAGGTCCTCGGACCTAATAGGGCATCGAGACTTTGGTATTTTTAAGGTTTCGTCAAGTTGACGCAtggcatacagtagctgtagtgtttatttccATACATCTATCTGTTTATATTGTAAGgctaactattttattttacactGCATCATATACTTGTTCAGCTCTTACGTATCTCTTTCGTTTATCTGATTGTTCCTACTGTTTTCACTGGACAACCGTCACGTTgttttagctcttcctgatctggTGATATCCTCGCCTCATCGGTCTGCGGTACCATCACTGggagggagacatgtttacatgttctcacctcccccaccatttttcagtaTCGCAGGCGATGGATATTGAGCGAGACGTGAGGCACGACGTAGCGGTCGGTTAGTTTTACCGACCcggttatttcgatttagtttataatccttggtatttctgttgatattATAGTTTAGTTAGTTTATGTGGTTTCAGTTTTATTACTTTGAAAatggattttggatttgtaaAACAAGAGGTGTTTCTACCGCCTCGTGTAGcctttttaaaagaataaaagtttcgGTGTGTAGGAAGACAGTTTTTCAAAAGATTTATTTGGATTTCTGttaaaccttgaatgtaaaactaGATATGATGTGAAGGTCGAATGTATGAATGTTAATtaatctttatattcatctggttgtggctTGTATCACTGGTTGTTTACTGTGTATTTGATTGAAACAGCCGTCAATACAGGGCGACTCTGTTCGTGTGAAAAGTGATCTCCCTGTATTTGTCGGCCGGGATCTGGCATActtctggggtcaggttttcaaaaaaaaaaaatcagacgtTTTTCCGCCTTTGTGTTTAACACTGAAAAGGCGGCCCAGGGCGTTGACAAACTTTTTAAccaaatagattaaaaaagtCGCTTTCAATCATTCTAACTGATATTCAATCATAGGTCAATTAGTACGAATTTAATCATAATAATTCGGacttttttctatcaaattatataaaatccaATAGTTGTTAAAGATCAAtttgctgattttattttcaaccattcctCACATATTATGTcttgtaaaaataaaacttgaatatataagtatatatatatatatatatatataattatatatatatagtaggtcttgtgtgctattaggagcatggtggcctccgtgctcctaagccgttttcgatgatggagcttccgaatcgacgatcggctccgttagatttgatctagcgtatttgaactatttagaaaataatttttgtaattttttgatattattttcctagcgatcgaaagggttcaaaatcaacaatttttaatggttgatatatatcgtttgcatgtttaacggtgtagaagtattcaaatcagaagaaattttgatagaaaattctttatactatttaaagcaagatcaatatgtttgatcgaaaattttaatgctatatcaccacttttgtgagatttttattttcagccgttgattttgaaccctctCGATCGTTagctaaatgatatcgaaaagtcacaaaatttattttctagatacttcaaatatgttagatcaagtctaacggagttgatcgtcgattcgaagctCTATCAtggaaaacggcttaggagcatggaggcctccgtgctcctaatagcacacaagacctactctctctctctctctctctctctctctctctctctctatatatatatatatactattatatataatatatatataaattatatattatatatattatattatatataattatattatatatgcttcGGCTGGTTATACTTATCGGTAAGTTGGAGCACTCCGTGCTACcgaagttgttttcaatggaTGCGTGTCATACCCGAGATTACACGTTTTCTTTCTTGGGGGCGACCTGCCAACAAGGACCGCgataatatatagaaatttttcatGTGCACGAGCAGATAGCTGATCGCTGTTAATCAAATCATAGCTATCAACTAGAGTATGAGCTGCTaaactaaatatatttatatatatatatataacgaaggttttataaataaatacaaaagcTCTGAATCAACATTAACGGCTCGTTATCAGCGAGTAAACTACATAAGGTTATATTATGTACATAACCAAAGCACTTCAACAGTACTATAGAAGATATAAGTACTGGAATAAACAATGGGTAGGATCTGCTGTGACTCCTTCCTGCGAATCGAATCCACAGAACAGCAATAGCCGCATACGAAGGCTCTCCAAAAAGATGTCAACAACTGGATGttagaactactgcaaaatatAGTAGTTCTCAGTAGGTACCGTCACCAATCTCAACAGCCTACCCACAAAGTGTACAGAAATATGCGCAAAGGATAgttaaggaaagctggaaagaactctACAGTTACAtatcactatactatcgctaaccaacataggctatctgtagatatgaaAATGCATCACACTAACCCAATCTCACGAGGGATTGCGATACGCCCGTCCCGCTTTTCTAATCTACCTCATACACTACCCCGAGGGCAGCCAATGGAGAAAAGTCACAAGGGACTGCCATACGCCTGTCCCGCCGGTCCAGGCTACACCATACACCACTCCGAGGACTGCTGTGGCTCAACGCACGTCACAGCCTCACTGAAGGTAGAGAAAGGCATCATTAGCTACCACTGACCCAACCTCACACAGGttgcccaaacggacccaccaTGCCTGTATCTAGCTATGTCGTACACCACCCACAGGGGTGGCCAGCTCAAGAACTGTCCAAACAAAAACGGCGACCTCATCGCAATGAAAATCCTATTCTggaatggcattcgtgggcgcgacccaaccgagtttaCAAGTGCCTCTATCTAGTTCATTcaagctctcacaggctgtaatcacTGTAAATGGGTCAAACTGATCTAAGTCAATGTCAATGGGACAAAATGATCTAAATCACTATAAATGGGTCAAAATAATTATCCacccaaaactcacgtgccattggcacaatttgatacaaaatgcAGAAATgtaggtccaccgtcaaccccgacggcaccctaCAGTACAGAACGGTCTAACACTACTGTCAAAACACACTCGGCTCCTCAGCGCGAGCGTAAATTCAACCTACACTCAGCTGGGTATCAACCTCTCACTAACCGCGGTGAtatagaaatctgggtccaccgtcaatcccAACAGCACCCAACAATCCAAACGCTACTGTACAACAAGCTCGGCccctagcacgagcgtaatgTCAGCCTACTCTAAACTAAGTATCCACTACGCACTAACCGTGATGATATAAAAGTACATCAGCTCCCGTAGCaaaatctggtaacttttcaaaaaatgacagtgtaggtttaacgagttttctcctaagtcaaatcccagtttCACATATATAATTCATCTAAAATCAATAGACTATGCTCCAAATTTAGGTTTCATAAAACATGCCAATCTAAGAATTTGAGCTACTATACATGGTGATCAACACAGGAAAATACATACCGACACTCTacgacttaggaggaattccgacgatttcggtaaatattaacccacctcgagcgCTCGTCCAACAACGCTAAGAAATCGATAGGAAAACTTGGCACGCTCGCTCGACCTCCAATGGCTCAACCGGGACAACCCAAGCGCTCAAGCGATCCACCTAGGAAGCGAAGAAACCAAACAAGCTAGATCATCAACCTTCGAACCCAACGAAGCaacaagctagagagagagagggaggaaaagTGTATGGTTTCTCTAAGCTAACTAGGTAAATAGGAATGAAGGGGGTAGGTGGTGATACTATCCACCAACAAAAAGACCACAATACCCCTCACCAATCCAAAAttacagctggagtaccggtacctaacTTGGATACCGGTACTTGGCCTCTCAAACCGCTGCTCgtgcactgggtaccggtactcgccCGATGCAGTACGGTACTCAGGCTCGGTATCGGTACTTAACaactaggtaccggtactcagcatcaaatatGCGCAAATCCGAGAGCTTCCATCTCCTCCATCCCAcaggggtaccggtactcttctcaggtaccggtactcaatactgaaatcTTGCACTTTGCGAATTTCAGTGTTAGAGCTCCACTCTCGCTTCACGCGGAGTCCGTTTTGCCCACaattcgcgccaaaacgactccgacttgtcctgacactctcccaacgtgtcgacaagcctcagatgctgaaatcccGCGAACAGCGAagcaccagggacactacaatgcggcttccaaatcgacgatcggctctgttagacttgatttacactattgaaagtatttagaaactaaatttcataatttttcggtatcatttatctatcaaatgagtagtttaaaaatgaacggctgaaaaaaaaaatcttataaaaaataatgataaaagacttgaatttaagatcagagatattgatcttactctaaatagtgaaaagaattttctataaaaatttcatcaaatttggattgttttacaccgttaaattcacaaacgtatcatatccaccattaaaattatcaattttgaaaccttttgatcactagccagatgatgtcgaaaaattatgaaatttaattttcaaatactttcaatagtatagatcgaGTCTAACGGAggcgatcatcgatttggaagctggatcattgaaaacaacttggtagcatggatgTCTCCATGTTACGTTTAGTATACCAGCCaagattatattatatatatatttattatattaatattatatatatatataagtatatatatatattaagagttAGGTGGTATACCTATCAAGTAGCATAAGGCTCAGTCTACCGAATTGATTTCAATGAATgcgcttctaaatcgacgatccagGCTTCGCTAGACTGAtcttacactattgaaagtaatttggaaaactaaatatttcataattttcggtatcatttacctatcaaacgagtagtcgtAAAATAACGGctctgaaaataaatatctcataaAAATAGTGAGTAATAGATTCAAAATCTCAAATCGGACAGTATTGGCTATGCTATTGTGATGTGTTTAagtaagaattttctattaaattttcatgctAATTGGATACTTCTATACTGTTGAACTATaaaacgcatcatatctaccattaaaattgttaattttggaaCCTTGATCACTAgcacaaattattaaaaaattatgaaattttgtttcaaatacttttaatagtgtagatcaagtctaacggagccgatcgtcgatttgaaagccgcatcatcgaaaacaacttggtagcacggaggcctccgtgctaccgatcgtataccagcctagctctatatatatatatatatatatatatacacacttaaTTTGTTcaagaattaaatattttgtaattaagtatgattttaaaataataacatatataaatatattttatataataaaatcatGGGATGCATTCGAGACGGTTATTAAAACATTTTGTACATAGGTTGTTATGGGAACAGAACACAGTAAAAGTGAAATTAGATTGCGTGGCTATTTTCTATTGGTTCATTAACGTATGATACACCATCAAAAGTATCGTTCGGTAGAAACTCCCACGTTACCAGGTAGTTAATTGACGTCATTTAGTTAGTTGCTGTTCTTGGTGCCTTGGCATATGTGGAATATGGACACTCGATCTCTATAAACGTCGCATGAAATCTCCCGCCATCTACGCTCTAAACCTTTTTGTCctatccttcttcttccttcttctctctctctctctctctctctctctctctctctctctcgtcggtggaaccctaaccctagccccgaTGGGGGATAGGGAGCCGACGCGCGTCGCAATGCCGCTGTGGAGGGCCTTCGCTGGCCCGGAAGCGTGGCTCCCACCGCTGGGGTCCCGTGTCTACTACTTCCCCCCGGGCCACGCCGAGCAGTGTCCCTCGGCCCCGGACTTCTCTGCCTCCGAGGCCTCCTGCACCTGGTCCGAGTTCCGCTGCCGTGTCGTGGATCTCGTCCTCCTCGCCCACCCTGAAACCGACGAGGTCTTTGCCAAGATAACCCTCAATCCATCCCAGTTCCAAATGAACTTGCCGCTGGCAGATCCGGAGGCGACGGATGGAGAAGAGGTGGAGTGGTTCTCCAGGATGCTGCTCGAGAATGATTTGGCCCACGCAGTCTATCTGCCGGCTGCTTCGGCAAGACGTGTCTTCCCGGAGCTCAAACACAATGCTGATAGCCCCAGGGCGCCGCAGGAATTCATCACGGTGCATGACGTCCATGGCAATGTGTCGCAGTTCCTGTACACCGTCCGCCAAGTGGACCGGGGGGAATCGCACAGATTGAGCAGATGGGGACCCTTTAAGAAGTCCAAGAAACTTGTCGCCGGGGACTCCCTGGTGTTCGCCAAGGACCGTGGGGGAAAGATCTCTGTTGGGGTCCGCCGCACCAGCCGCCGTTTCGACAGCTCTGACATCACCTATGTTGCACCCAAGGAAGTGGTGGAGGCAGTGGAGCGGGCAGAGAGGGGTGAACCTTTCGAGGTCCGGTACTTCCTTGGAGCGGGCACTCCGCACTTTGTGGTGGCAGAAGAGGTGGTGGAAATGGCGAGACATGTTGAATGGCCGGTGGGGACGCGTGTTAGGATGCCATTGGATGCAAAGGACTGCTTCGCCAGGGGCACGGTGTCCGCCGTCAGGTTCAAGCTTGAGTTTCGATGGCCCATGTCGCTGTGGCGTATGCTTCAGGTACGTACAACTACCGATCGACGCCGCCCTTTTTCTGAATTCTCTtgtttctcttttgttcttattTTGATAAATGCAAGATTTAATTATAATCCGAAAagaattgttaaattatatatatcactCCATCCTAGGATTAAGATATATATCCTTTTTAGCTagaattcatataattttttttcttagttttaaaaattaaacaaaataattaatatgacTGGTACGAAAAATTTGGTcactgcatgcatgcatatatgtacGGGTGAATTGTAGAATAACCAACTAAAAGAAAgggtgtatgtatatatagctCTAGCGTTGTTATGTTTTGGATGGTCGATCGGGATATACTTGGCCTTGCAAGGGCCTACACGGAGTCCCTCCTCGATCGAACGGGAAACTCCAAACCATGCATACATGATCTCCAATTTaattagatgtattaattatatattattggttAATTTTCATTGTAATTTTAGCATTTCTGGCCTACACCGATTAGACCTTTAAGTCCAAACTTCTTGTATTTTTCATGTTTTCTTCTCGAATCAGTTTATGTTAGTCGACCTTCATCTTAATTTCTGAGTATACTTTAATTAATCATGTATGCTTATCCTTCAAATTTGAGTATTGCTATTACTAATTCGTCTGAGTTGCAGAAGATGAATTATATTCTCTCTAATCTTGTAATAATATTGGTGCACGGTCCACACTTTATGGCCAATAGATTTCCAACAAATTAAGatacataattattaaaaattttagatagaaaagaaattataacTAAAAGGTAAAAATTATCAAGTAGCCATACaaacattataaaaaaataacctt
Coding sequences:
- the LOC109721107 gene encoding auxin response factor 10-like, translating into MGDREPTRVAMPLWRAFAGPEAWLPPLGSRVYYFPPGHAEQCPSAPDFSASEASCTWSEFRCRVVDLVLLAHPETDEVFAKITLNPSQFQMNLPLADPEATDGEEVEWFSRMLLENDLAHAVYLPAASARRVFPELKHNADSPRAPQEFITVHDVHGNVSQFLYTVRQVDRGESHRLSRWGPFKKSKKLVAGDSLVFAKDRGGKISVGVRRTSRRFDSSDITYVAPKEVVEAVERAERGEPFEVRYFLGAGTPHFVVAEEVVEMARHVEWPVGTRVRMPLDAKDCFARGTVSAVRFKLEFRWPMSLWRMLQVTWDPSNTPQNATNVCPWQVQKDDTAPD